From Leptospira venezuelensis, a single genomic window includes:
- a CDS encoding YeeE/YedE family protein, which translates to METEWVMGLVGGIVIGIAVSLMLLWNGRVTGVSSIVYGVLIPTKGDLAWRWYFIVGLLLGGLSLKFTAPELLAAELQTKTWIGALAGVLVGFGAMLGGGCTSGHGVCGVSRVSPRSIVATIVFMAAGMAAVVLLRKTGLYI; encoded by the coding sequence ATGGAAACAGAATGGGTAATGGGTCTTGTTGGAGGAATAGTGATTGGTATTGCTGTTTCTTTAATGCTTTTATGGAACGGAAGAGTAACCGGAGTAAGTAGCATTGTATATGGCGTGTTAATCCCTACCAAAGGTGATCTAGCTTGGAGATGGTATTTTATAGTTGGATTACTATTAGGTGGTCTTTCTTTAAAATTTACGGCGCCAGAACTTTTAGCAGCCGAACTACAGACAAAAACATGGATCGGTGCGCTTGCAGGGGTTCTCGTAGGATTCGGCGCAATGTTGGGAGGAGGTTGTACAAGTGGACATGGAGTTTGCGGAGTAAGCAGGGTTTCCCCAAGATCCATAGTAGCAACAATCGTATTCATGGCAGCTGGAATGGCAGCGGTAGTATTACTTAGAAAAACGGGGCTATATATATGA
- a CDS encoding DUF6691 family protein: protein MKYNIGALIVGLLFAIGLGTSGILQPANILGFLDIFGKWNPTLLFTMAGAVGVHFITYKLIRKRKTPMFSKDWFIPTRQEITPALVIGSLIFGIGWGLGGYCPTVSVTTLASFETRPLIVFVSIIFGMLLFWILDKKTNLKNRLE, encoded by the coding sequence ATGAAATATAATATTGGAGCACTGATCGTAGGTTTATTATTCGCAATCGGCTTAGGAACGTCCGGAATTTTACAGCCTGCAAACATCTTAGGATTTTTAGATATATTCGGAAAATGGAACCCCACCCTTCTTTTTACAATGGCCGGAGCAGTCGGAGTTCATTTTATCACCTACAAACTAATTCGAAAGAGAAAAACGCCAATGTTCTCAAAGGATTGGTTTATCCCTACTCGTCAAGAGATCACTCCTGCCTTGGTCATCGGAAGTTTAATTTTTGGGATTGGCTGGGGACTAGGCGGTTATTGCCCCACAGTTTCGGTCACTACACTTGCAAGCTTTGAAACAAGGCCTTTAATCGTTTTTGTCAGCATTATTTTCGGAATGTTACTATTCTGGATTCTAGATAAGAAAACGAATTTGAAAAATAGATTAGAATAA
- a CDS encoding sulfite exporter TauE/SafE family protein — protein sequence MLILGYISSFIMGILLGMIGAGGSILTVPILFYFFEQDVNFATTNSLFVVGTAALVGSIIQSKKGNINIKVGVYFAVPSFFGIYISRYLLLPSIPKIIVSIFGLTLTKPLLVMIIFSIIMVFSSWAMIRTNNFFITKTTEPNTIPSNFLPIGFKGFIVGMITGFVGAGGGFLIIPALVILLRIPIKQAVGTSLAIIAANSLFGFVISSRSVQTENCPLLLIISSLGIAGMFLGQNLSSRMNERNLKIGFGYFVLVIAALILWDQGLRL from the coding sequence ATGCTGATCTTAGGATACATCTCCTCGTTTATCATGGGAATACTACTCGGAATGATCGGCGCAGGAGGTTCTATCCTAACAGTTCCAATTTTATTCTATTTTTTCGAACAAGACGTAAATTTCGCCACAACAAACTCACTCTTTGTAGTTGGAACAGCAGCTTTAGTCGGATCAATAATCCAAAGCAAAAAAGGAAATATAAATATAAAAGTCGGTGTATATTTCGCTGTACCGAGCTTTTTCGGAATTTATATTTCGAGATATTTACTTCTTCCATCTATTCCTAAAATCATAGTTTCTATTTTCGGTCTTACGCTAACAAAACCTTTACTTGTTATGATCATCTTCTCAATCATCATGGTTTTTAGTTCATGGGCTATGATTCGAACCAATAATTTTTTTATCACAAAGACAACGGAACCAAATACAATTCCATCTAACTTTTTACCAATCGGATTCAAAGGATTTATAGTAGGAATGATCACAGGATTTGTAGGTGCAGGCGGAGGATTTCTAATCATTCCTGCGCTTGTAATTCTACTCAGAATTCCTATTAAGCAGGCAGTTGGAACATCACTTGCTATAATTGCCGCAAATTCACTTTTCGGATTTGTAATTAGTTCAAGATCAGTGCAAACTGAAAATTGCCCATTACTTCTGATAATTTCTAGTTTAGGAATTGCTGGAATGTTTTTAGGACAGAATCTTTCATCCAGAATGAATGAAAGAAATCTTAAAATTGGTTTTGGTTATTTTGTGTTGGTTATTGCTGCCTTAATCTTGTGGGATCAAGGGTTGAGGCTGTAG
- a CDS encoding LamG domain-containing protein, whose protein sequence is MSNIRYTLILLLFVIFSFQNCGTVLLLNALWPSSGDDLFEDIGKLYLGTINVGLIHYWPLDGDANDKVGSIHLTAFGTVGPILTSDHNNLPNGAFRYDGIDSWHSSDSIAGEPILTGIASFTLSAWVKGKFKPSGGGTIMGQGDGLGFQFLDDSTTCLHGLRIYTVSGGSGAVSNVSPCGIYQDNVWYHMTFTWDLPNNTANLYVGNDLVKSTVYNPNGTPWNSGAPFTLGYGTLGGGAQPINIDEVRIYNRVVPPIFFSF, encoded by the coding sequence ATGTCTAACATCCGTTATACTCTTATCCTTCTTCTTTTTGTAATTTTCAGTTTTCAAAATTGCGGAACTGTTCTACTACTGAATGCACTTTGGCCTTCAAGTGGAGATGATCTGTTTGAGGACATTGGAAAGCTCTACCTTGGGACCATAAACGTTGGCTTGATCCATTATTGGCCCTTGGATGGGGACGCAAATGATAAAGTCGGATCTATTCACTTAACTGCATTTGGGACCGTGGGACCTATACTGACTTCCGATCATAATAACTTGCCCAATGGAGCCTTCCGTTACGATGGTATAGACTCATGGCATAGCTCGGATTCAATTGCTGGAGAACCGATACTAACTGGAATTGCCTCCTTTACTCTTAGCGCTTGGGTAAAAGGAAAATTTAAACCCTCAGGAGGGGGTACAATTATGGGGCAAGGGGACGGATTAGGATTTCAGTTTTTAGACGACTCCACCACTTGTTTACATGGACTCCGAATTTACACAGTAAGCGGAGGATCGGGTGCCGTGAGCAATGTCAGCCCTTGCGGAATTTACCAAGACAATGTTTGGTATCATATGACTTTTACTTGGGATCTACCTAATAATACTGCCAACTTATATGTTGGCAATGATCTAGTAAAATCGACAGTATATAATCCAAATGGAACCCCTTGGAACTCTGGTGCGCCCTTTACCTTAGGATACGGCACACTTGGCGGAGGTGCCCAGCCAATCAACATCGACGAAGTTCGGATTTATAATAGAGTTGTTCCTCCGATATTTTTCAGTTTTTGA
- a CDS encoding NUDIX hydrolase, translated as MKKKEIYSYKFARPSLTVDCVVFGIDNGDLKILIIQRGLNPFRGHWALPGGFVRIDETIDEAATRELQEETGLKNIFLEQLYTFGQIDRDPRERVVSVAYYALVNLQSYPLRASSDAEKAIWRNVKDLPKLAFDHDKIVAVALNRLQGKVRYQPIGFELLPRKFTLTQLQRLYEIILEKDLDKRNFRKKILQFDILESTDEFEKNVSHRAALLYQFNKSKYERMVKRGFNFDL; from the coding sequence ATGAAAAAGAAAGAGATCTACTCCTATAAATTTGCGAGACCGAGCTTAACGGTCGATTGTGTAGTTTTTGGAATCGATAATGGCGATCTTAAGATCCTTATCATACAAAGGGGGCTAAATCCGTTTCGAGGTCATTGGGCATTGCCCGGTGGATTTGTTCGGATCGATGAAACGATTGACGAGGCGGCAACGCGTGAACTCCAAGAAGAAACCGGCTTAAAGAATATCTTCTTAGAGCAATTATACACATTCGGGCAAATAGATCGCGACCCTCGCGAAAGAGTCGTTTCTGTAGCATATTATGCTCTTGTAAACTTACAAAGTTATCCACTACGAGCCTCTTCCGATGCGGAAAAGGCCATCTGGCGTAACGTTAAAGATCTTCCTAAATTAGCTTTCGATCACGATAAAATTGTGGCCGTAGCTCTTAATCGATTACAAGGAAAGGTTCGCTATCAACCAATCGGCTTTGAATTGCTTCCTCGTAAATTTACTCTCACCCAATTGCAGAGATTATACGAAATCATTTTGGAGAAAGATCTCGATAAACGGAATTTCCGCAAAAAAATATTACAATTCGATATACTCGAATCCACCGATGAATTTGAGAAAAATGTATCTCATAGAGCTGCCCTGCTCTATCAATTCAACAAATCGAAATACGAGAGAATGGTGAAACGGGGATTCAATTTCGATTTATGA
- the nadE gene encoding NAD(+) synthase: MKSYDNSPTSITSSLVQNLKTESELRNLLDRYRGFDLKLHLKRKVQLINEFFKIENLDSCVIGLSGGIDSSVVLGLLNLASLELNSPIKRIIGIALPIFSIGATGQKDTLIKFKLLKSNFSIQNKKIEFLEKDLTQVQEQYLKLEEGNYNPFAAGQLLSIVRVPFLYFQAALLQEQNYRSIVVGTTNRDEGAYLGFYGKASDGMVDLQPIADLHKNEIYSIAHSLKIPEEIIQAEPRGDVFDGRTDQEMIGANYEDVRFFILLKDFDLDYRKINYLLSIETMKSFENIETLHKKNLHKYRVGLPSRFVDVLKRQVEGGWS; this comes from the coding sequence ATGAAAAGTTACGATAATAGTCCCACTTCTATCACGTCTAGCTTAGTTCAAAACTTAAAAACAGAATCTGAACTGAGGAATCTTTTAGATAGATATCGAGGCTTCGATCTTAAATTACATCTAAAAAGAAAAGTCCAACTTATAAATGAATTTTTCAAAATAGAAAATCTGGATAGTTGCGTAATCGGGTTATCCGGAGGAATTGATTCATCCGTTGTATTGGGATTATTAAACCTTGCTTCGCTGGAACTGAATTCTCCCATAAAAAGAATTATCGGAATTGCTCTTCCTATCTTCAGTATAGGTGCTACGGGACAAAAGGATACTTTAATAAAATTTAAACTTCTAAAATCGAATTTCAGTATTCAAAACAAAAAGATCGAATTTCTGGAAAAAGATCTAACTCAAGTCCAAGAACAATATCTTAAGTTAGAAGAAGGGAATTATAACCCATTCGCTGCAGGACAACTGCTTTCCATCGTTCGAGTTCCCTTCCTCTATTTTCAAGCGGCACTTTTACAGGAACAAAATTATCGATCCATCGTAGTTGGAACGACTAATAGAGATGAAGGCGCATATTTAGGATTCTATGGAAAAGCCTCGGATGGAATGGTCGATTTACAACCCATTGCAGACTTGCACAAAAATGAGATTTATTCAATTGCTCATAGTTTAAAAATCCCGGAAGAAATCATTCAGGCGGAACCGAGGGGAGACGTTTTTGACGGAAGAACCGACCAAGAAATGATAGGCGCAAATTATGAAGATGTTCGCTTCTTCATTCTACTCAAAGATTTCGATCTCGATTACAGAAAAATAAATTATCTACTTTCTATCGAAACGATGAAAAGTTTCGAAAACATAGAAACATTACACAAGAAAAATCTTCATAAATACAGAGTTGGACTTCCTAGTAGGTTTGTAGACGTTTTAAAAAGGCAAGTTGAAGGAGGTTGGTCATGA
- a CDS encoding 2OG-Fe(II) oxygenase — MIHHKKPEFTKVPGFWEMPSITFPIQADSDFSMQETSLPEVNYWSHFLNSETCNSLKNLFLESKILSPVSINGIMYQNYGIGSQRATGWSIQLADLLSELIIPHLKEKFCSEKTSTDWWQENPKKNPLWFPVQVSPLFRFMKYDSGGEHYAHYDAAFIYKDSIYRTLKSFVIYLTTNQSGATRFIQDNLENIDVWKRNHSDWDRRALKEEVLSAFLPKEGSILIFDHRICHDVDVYLGENDLPRIIIRGDIIYKAQSI, encoded by the coding sequence ATGATACATCACAAAAAACCAGAATTTACAAAAGTTCCTGGCTTCTGGGAAATGCCATCGATAACTTTTCCAATACAAGCAGACTCAGATTTTTCGATGCAAGAAACCTCATTGCCTGAAGTCAACTATTGGAGTCATTTTCTAAATTCCGAAACTTGTAATTCTCTAAAGAACTTATTTTTGGAATCGAAGATTCTATCACCGGTATCCATCAACGGCATAATGTATCAAAATTACGGGATCGGAAGCCAAAGAGCCACCGGATGGTCCATTCAACTGGCAGACTTACTTTCTGAACTGATTATTCCTCATCTAAAAGAAAAATTTTGCTCGGAAAAAACTTCCACAGATTGGTGGCAAGAAAACCCTAAAAAAAATCCGTTATGGTTTCCCGTTCAAGTTAGCCCTCTTTTTCGTTTCATGAAATACGACTCGGGCGGAGAACACTACGCTCATTATGATGCAGCATTCATCTATAAAGATAGTATCTACAGGACTTTGAAATCGTTTGTTATCTATTTAACTACTAATCAATCGGGTGCTACTCGGTTCATCCAAGATAATTTAGAAAATATTGATGTTTGGAAAAGAAATCATTCGGATTGGGACAGAAGAGCTCTCAAAGAAGAAGTATTATCCGCTTTTTTACCTAAGGAGGGCTCCATACTGATCTTTGATCATAGGATCTGTCATGATGTGGATGTTTATTTGGGAGAGAACGATCTTCCTCGGATCATTATTCGGGGGGATATTATCTACAAGGCGCAATCTATATGA